One genomic segment of Desulfocapsa sulfexigens DSM 10523 includes these proteins:
- the pta gene encoding phosphate acetyltransferase, translating to MHSNTLYIASLEPEAGKLVVTMGIMEFLSRSVGNVAFFRPVIDTERDIDPDINLIRGRYCPNMSYEESYGFQASEVKSFVAEGRIKFFLEELLNKLTRLKEQYDFVLCQGLNATSFLSAFDLDINMEIAKNLGCPFIGVINGMNQTSRDIAKEIQITEAAITESGCTHFATFVNRMAKDTLGVLEVELDDPDEASGAPVFLLPENEELDKPSLAGICDALGCANILDRSDGMDRIVKQFKIAAMTMEHFLSHVEDGDLIIVPGDRDDIVLASISTLFSANYPNVAGILLTGGFLPGANTMRLITGRERIVPLLSVTTDTYSTTRNVAAVPALINPGDERKIALALGLFETHVNSERLRKMTELSTTPETVTPIMFEYGLFERARSAKKHIVLPEASDERILRATEILLRRNVVDITLLGKPEEITAHAASLGLDIKKARLIDPSTSELTEEFIQTFYKLRKHKNMTPDGARDAMSNLSYFGTMMVYEGMADGMVSGAIHTTADTIRPALQIIKTIPGISVVSSVFLMCLDTRVLVYGDCAVNPDPNAAQLAEIAISSADTATTFGIEPRLAMLSYSTGASGKGVDVEKVRTATTMAREKRPDLLIEGPIQYDAAIDLAVAKTKMPDSLVAGRATVFIFPDLNTGNNTYKAVQRSSGAVAIGPVLQGLKKPVNDLSRGCLVADIVNTVAITAIQAQSIQT from the coding sequence ATGCATTCAAACACCCTCTACATAGCATCCCTTGAACCCGAGGCAGGAAAACTTGTCGTTACCATGGGGATCATGGAATTTCTCAGCCGCTCCGTAGGAAATGTCGCTTTTTTTCGGCCGGTTATTGATACCGAGAGAGATATCGACCCCGACATAAACCTGATCCGTGGCCGTTACTGCCCCAATATGAGCTATGAAGAAAGCTACGGTTTTCAGGCTTCAGAAGTAAAAAGCTTTGTGGCAGAGGGGCGGATAAAGTTTTTTCTGGAGGAACTGCTCAACAAGCTTACCCGCCTCAAAGAACAGTACGACTTTGTCCTCTGCCAGGGCCTGAATGCTACATCCTTCCTCTCCGCTTTTGATCTCGACATCAACATGGAGATAGCCAAAAATCTCGGATGCCCTTTTATTGGTGTTATCAATGGCATGAACCAAACTTCCCGCGACATCGCCAAAGAAATACAGATTACAGAAGCTGCCATCACTGAATCCGGTTGCACCCATTTTGCAACCTTTGTGAATCGTATGGCCAAAGATACTCTGGGAGTACTTGAAGTAGAACTCGATGACCCCGACGAAGCATCGGGTGCTCCGGTCTTTCTTCTGCCTGAAAATGAAGAACTGGACAAACCCTCACTCGCTGGTATTTGCGACGCTCTTGGCTGTGCCAACATCCTCGATCGTAGTGATGGTATGGATCGTATCGTCAAGCAGTTCAAAATCGCTGCCATGACCATGGAGCACTTCCTTTCCCATGTGGAAGACGGTGATCTGATCATTGTCCCCGGTGACCGTGATGATATTGTTCTTGCCTCAATCTCCACCCTCTTTTCAGCGAATTATCCTAATGTAGCTGGCATTCTCCTTACCGGTGGATTTCTTCCAGGAGCAAACACCATGCGTCTGATCACTGGCCGGGAGAGAATTGTTCCATTGCTCAGTGTCACCACCGACACCTACAGCACGACCAGGAATGTTGCGGCGGTACCTGCCCTCATTAATCCAGGCGATGAACGTAAAATCGCCCTCGCCCTTGGCCTCTTTGAGACCCATGTTAACAGCGAGCGACTGCGAAAGATGACAGAACTCAGCACCACCCCGGAGACAGTCACCCCTATCATGTTTGAATATGGGCTTTTCGAACGGGCACGTTCTGCCAAGAAGCATATTGTCCTTCCGGAAGCCAGTGATGAACGGATCTTACGGGCAACAGAAATATTACTCCGCCGCAATGTGGTGGATATCACCCTGCTGGGAAAACCTGAAGAAATAACAGCTCATGCTGCGTCACTGGGACTCGACATCAAAAAGGCCAGGCTCATCGACCCTTCAACTTCGGAGCTGACCGAAGAATTTATCCAAACCTTTTACAAGCTGCGGAAACACAAAAATATGACCCCGGATGGCGCCCGTGATGCCATGAGCAACCTCTCCTACTTTGGAACCATGATGGTCTACGAGGGAATGGCAGATGGAATGGTCTCAGGTGCCATACACACCACCGCTGACACCATTCGTCCTGCCCTGCAGATTATCAAGACCATCCCTGGAATATCCGTGGTTTCCTCAGTCTTTCTCATGTGCCTTGACACCAGAGTACTTGTCTATGGTGACTGTGCCGTAAATCCCGATCCCAATGCCGCACAACTTGCAGAGATAGCAATATCTTCCGCTGACACTGCGACAACCTTTGGTATTGAGCCACGGCTTGCCATGCTCTCCTATTCAACTGGAGCCTCCGGCAAAGGTGTCGATGTTGAAAAAGTACGCACTGCCACAACAATGGCCAGGGAAAAAAGACCAGATCTTCTCATTGAAGGCCCTATTCAGTATGATGCCGCCATTGATCTGGCTGTAGCTAAGACGAAAATGCCAGACAGCCTGGTTGCAGGCCGTGCAACGGTTTTCATTTTCCCAGACCTCAACACCGGCAACAACACCTACAAGGCCGTACAACGATCTTCGGGTGCCGTAGCAATCGGGCCTGTCCTCCAGGGGTTAAAGAAACCGGTCAATGACCTCAGTCGAGGCTGTCTCGTCGCCGACATCGTGAACACCGTGGCCATTACTGCCATTCAGGCGCAATCCATCCAGACCTGA
- a CDS encoding bacteriohemerythrin, translating into MTLIKWRDSYSVGVEKFDKQHKVLIELLNDIFIIVRENQSVDHLGLVLYKLVQYTQEHFRDEEEAMAAANFPKLDEHKAKHGKLLNEVTTYQKRLEANDEKLIPEFYQFVREWLLEHILEDDMKYKLFLGTGSTTPSGNTSG; encoded by the coding sequence ATGACACTAATTAAATGGAGAGACTCCTATTCTGTCGGAGTCGAGAAATTTGATAAGCAGCACAAAGTGCTTATTGAACTACTCAACGATATCTTCATCATCGTACGGGAAAATCAAAGCGTGGACCACCTTGGCCTTGTTCTGTATAAACTTGTTCAATACACCCAGGAACATTTCAGAGACGAAGAAGAAGCGATGGCGGCGGCGAACTTCCCCAAACTGGATGAACATAAGGCAAAACACGGCAAACTACTGAACGAAGTAACAACTTACCAAAAACGCCTGGAAGCTAATGACGAAAAGCTGATACCGGAATTTTATCAGTTTGTCAGGGAATGGCTGCTCGAACATATACTTGAGGATGACATGAAATATAAACTGTTCCTTGGAACAGGCAGCACCACTCCTTCAGGAAACACCTCGGGATAA
- a CDS encoding aspartate/glutamate racemase family protein gives MRKIGILGGLGPESTLDYYRTIIGAFNHQHRKLAYPEIIVYSANLNAFMQMVTNKDWPALIKWLLEKIRFLHNGGADFVAMASNTPHIVFEEVSAKAPLPLLSIVEATCSRAQTMGLKKIGLLGTSLTMEADFYKKPFILEGIKVVVPTVEEQQLIHHRLFSEIELGIIKDSTRDELLAIIKRMKEQQQIDSVILGCTELPLLLTEDMGRIPFLNTSAIHCESIIKYCINDFQAGPGLLTS, from the coding sequence ATGAGAAAAATAGGAATTTTAGGTGGACTTGGTCCGGAATCAACGCTTGATTACTACAGAACAATAATCGGTGCTTTCAACCACCAACACCGCAAGCTGGCATACCCGGAAATCATTGTCTACAGTGCCAATCTCAATGCATTTATGCAGATGGTCACCAATAAGGATTGGCCCGCCCTGATTAAATGGTTGCTTGAAAAGATACGTTTTCTCCACAATGGAGGGGCGGACTTTGTGGCCATGGCTTCCAATACTCCGCATATCGTTTTTGAGGAGGTCAGCGCCAAAGCACCGCTTCCACTGTTGAGTATTGTTGAAGCAACATGCAGTAGAGCGCAAACGATGGGGCTCAAGAAAATTGGCCTGCTGGGTACCAGTCTCACCATGGAGGCAGATTTTTACAAAAAGCCTTTTATTTTGGAAGGAATTAAGGTGGTTGTGCCAACAGTTGAAGAACAGCAGCTTATCCATCACAGACTGTTTTCTGAAATTGAACTGGGAATCATCAAAGACTCAACCCGTGATGAGCTCCTGGCCATCATCAAAAGAATGAAGGAGCAGCAACAAATAGATTCTGTAATTCTTGGCTGTACTGAGTTGCCGCTGCTTCTCACTGAAGATATGGGGAGAATCCCCTTTCTCAATACCAGTGCAATCCATTGTGAAAGTATTATCAAGTACTGTATCAATGATTTTCAAGCTGGGCCCGGATTACTTACGAGTTGA
- a CDS encoding aminotransferase class I/II-fold pyridoxal phosphate-dependent enzyme — protein sequence MGGNGMEYHYVKLANTLEQQILAGEYLAGEKLPSLRKLQAATGRSISTIYQAYEELEHRGLVEVREKSGFFARPLLNDILPLPKQSTSPVKSHKVAINVLASMMQRSLTNPALIPFGEAVLGKTLLPGKQMAAAVRLAAGGYHDGSCSGYGAPTGYKKLQREIAKRYLDFPHRDYGSEIIITQGCMNGIELCLRSVARPGDTILLESPTFLCYLQLIEDLNMRALELPADPATGLSLEKLRATLDEHDIRAALLNPNFQNPLGFEMEAANKEALVALFASRGIPIIEDGIYENLYFGEQKPLPLKHFDTQGMVLYCNSFSKDLMPDLRMGWLLAGKYREKVKRLKFNNSLANSQLLQNALATFLKGGSYDRHLRKLRNNLRKQAADMSQSIGRNFPPECRISSPKGGLTLWVELPESVDSLKLFRLAEKENISLMPGTLCSGTGQYDHCIRLCYGHPWNERMEHGLKTLGNLVKSLVKTEKHNRNESNAQEIVVGLNSDPEINRIEDIIRIFGRRNSNLSLRFHQSISGNILKLVASGELHGGFVFGQCDDERFASHYLTTYYLRIVGPTQMAETIRNGDYRDLARLPWIGNPVECPYCQLMENIFHDHGFHPQRIMTASDEPSILSMIKAGVGLNFMLENQARALAEEESLVVWERERFAFPLSFVTLASARDDKRVIEINKVIEQIW from the coding sequence ATGGGCGGTAACGGTATGGAATATCACTATGTAAAATTAGCAAACACTCTCGAACAACAGATTCTGGCCGGAGAATATCTCGCTGGAGAGAAGCTTCCTTCACTACGAAAACTGCAGGCTGCGACAGGGCGCTCGATTTCCACGATTTATCAAGCCTACGAAGAATTGGAACACCGGGGGCTGGTTGAAGTACGGGAGAAATCCGGTTTTTTTGCCAGACCTCTGCTAAATGATATCCTGCCCCTTCCCAAGCAAAGCACCTCACCGGTAAAATCACATAAGGTTGCGATAAATGTACTGGCCTCCATGATGCAACGTTCCCTTACAAATCCTGCACTTATTCCATTTGGAGAGGCTGTGTTAGGCAAGACTCTTTTACCGGGGAAACAGATGGCCGCAGCGGTACGTTTGGCTGCCGGCGGATACCACGACGGAAGTTGTAGTGGCTATGGTGCCCCAACAGGCTACAAAAAGCTGCAGCGGGAAATTGCCAAACGGTACCTGGATTTTCCACACAGAGACTATGGCAGTGAGATCATTATTACCCAGGGCTGTATGAATGGGATCGAACTCTGTTTGCGTAGCGTGGCACGTCCCGGAGATACTATTCTTCTGGAGTCACCCACGTTTCTCTGTTATCTCCAGTTGATTGAAGATTTGAACATGCGGGCCCTGGAGCTACCGGCAGACCCGGCAACTGGCCTGAGTCTGGAAAAACTACGGGCAACCCTGGATGAACATGATATCCGGGCGGCTCTCCTTAACCCCAATTTTCAAAATCCCCTCGGTTTTGAGATGGAGGCTGCCAACAAAGAAGCACTGGTGGCCTTATTTGCGAGCCGTGGTATTCCGATTATCGAAGATGGGATTTATGAAAATCTCTACTTTGGAGAACAGAAGCCGCTGCCTTTAAAGCACTTTGATACCCAGGGAATGGTCCTCTATTGTAACTCTTTCTCCAAAGACCTGATGCCCGATCTCCGTATGGGCTGGCTGCTGGCAGGAAAATACCGGGAAAAGGTAAAACGACTGAAATTTAACAATAGTCTGGCAAACTCCCAGTTACTACAAAACGCGCTGGCAACCTTTCTCAAGGGTGGCAGCTATGACAGACATTTGCGTAAACTGAGAAACAACCTTCGCAAACAGGCTGCCGATATGAGCCAATCCATCGGCCGCAATTTCCCGCCTGAATGCAGAATTTCCTCACCCAAGGGGGGGCTGACCCTCTGGGTTGAGCTCCCCGAGAGCGTGGACAGTCTGAAGCTCTTTCGACTCGCTGAAAAAGAGAATATCTCCCTGATGCCCGGCACTCTCTGCTCTGGTACCGGACAATACGATCATTGCATCCGTCTCTGTTATGGACATCCCTGGAATGAACGAATGGAACATGGGCTGAAGACCCTTGGCAACCTGGTAAAATCTTTAGTCAAGACGGAAAAGCACAACAGAAACGAGTCCAATGCGCAGGAGATAGTCGTGGGTCTCAATTCCGATCCGGAGATCAACAGGATTGAGGATATTATACGTATTTTTGGCAGGAGGAACAGCAATCTATCCCTCAGGTTCCATCAGTCCATTTCCGGCAATATCCTCAAACTGGTTGCCAGTGGAGAGTTGCATGGTGGTTTTGTTTTTGGTCAATGTGACGATGAAAGATTTGCGTCGCATTATTTAACCACCTACTATTTGCGCATAGTAGGCCCGACCCAGATGGCGGAAACGATAAGAAATGGGGATTATCGTGATCTGGCAAGACTGCCATGGATAGGGAATCCTGTAGAATGCCCCTATTGTCAACTGATGGAGAATATCTTTCACGACCATGGCTTCCATCCTCAACGGATCATGACTGCCAGTGATGAACCCTCAATCTTGAGCATGATCAAAGCGGGCGTAGGCCTTAATTTTATGCTGGAGAACCAGGCCAGAGCGCTTGCCGAAGAGGAGAGCCTTGTGGTGTGGGAACGGGAGCGTTTCGCCTTTCCCCTCTCTTTCGTCACCCTGGCCAGTGCGCGGGATGACAAACGGGTTATCGAAATCAACAAGGTCATTGAACAGATCTGGTAA
- a CDS encoding TOBE domain-containing protein has product MILTEPGGEGENVFELGAKDITLFKQHPVATSARNLLACRVTDVFGEGNRIGVELACNGRSLVSQVVPEAIRELDLRKGAEVVAVIKASAFRRLY; this is encoded by the coding sequence TTGATTCTCACCGAACCGGGAGGGGAGGGGGAGAACGTTTTTGAGCTTGGAGCCAAGGACATTACCCTCTTCAAACAGCATCCTGTGGCCACCTCCGCCCGTAATCTCCTTGCCTGTCGGGTGACCGATGTCTTTGGCGAAGGCAACCGGATCGGGGTAGAGCTGGCCTGCAACGGGAGAAGTCTTGTCTCCCAGGTTGTGCCGGAGGCGATCCGTGAGCTTGATCTCCGTAAGGGCGCCGAAGTGGTGGCTGTGATCAAGGCATCGGCCTTTCGCCGACTGTACTGA
- the modC gene encoding molybdenum ABC transporter ATP-binding protein, which yields MLFEVDITKRVGNFSLQVAFSLAEKKCGIFGPSGSGKSTFMHILAGLLKPDRGRIVLDGQILYDCEKKISLPPQERRIGVVFQHARLFPHMNVRRNLFYGWKRTPPDQRRGTPEAIIKVLGLDHLLERGVNSLSGGERQRVALGRTVLACPRLILMDEPLTGLDQELKFQIIPYLRTVLDQFEIPLLFISHSMQEIRLMTDEVLVFGQGRLQERLAAEDLARRGLVAGNRGYANLFHLPPPQPHDDLWAYRWGDRIDSHRTGRGGGERF from the coding sequence ATGCTCTTTGAAGTGGATATAACAAAAAGGGTCGGTAATTTTTCCCTGCAGGTGGCCTTTTCCCTGGCCGAGAAAAAATGTGGGATATTTGGGCCCTCCGGCAGTGGTAAGTCAACCTTTATGCATATTCTGGCCGGACTGCTCAAACCTGACCGGGGCCGTATTGTGCTGGACGGTCAGATCCTCTATGACTGTGAAAAAAAGATCAGCCTTCCCCCGCAGGAGCGCCGGATCGGGGTGGTCTTTCAGCACGCCCGCCTCTTTCCCCACATGAATGTCCGTCGCAATCTCTTTTACGGCTGGAAACGGACTCCGCCGGATCAGCGTCGTGGTACGCCGGAGGCGATCATCAAGGTATTGGGCCTCGATCATCTCCTGGAGCGGGGGGTGAACAGTCTTTCCGGTGGAGAGCGGCAGCGGGTGGCCCTTGGCCGCACTGTCCTGGCCTGCCCTCGTCTTATTCTGATGGATGAACCCCTGACCGGCCTGGACCAGGAGTTGAAGTTTCAGATTATTCCCTATCTGCGGACGGTCCTTGACCAGTTCGAGATTCCTCTGCTCTTTATCAGTCATTCAATGCAGGAGATCCGGCTGATGACAGATGAAGTCCTGGTTTTTGGCCAGGGGCGGCTCCAGGAGCGTCTGGCGGCGGAAGATCTGGCACGGCGGGGACTGGTCGCCGGCAACCGCGGCTATGCCAACCTTTTTCACCTGCCGCCTCCGCAGCCGCATGATGACCTCTGGGCCTACCGATGGGGGGACCGAATTGATTCTCACCGAACCGGGAGGGGAGGGGGAGAACGTTTTTGA
- the modB gene encoding molybdate ABC transporter permease subunit — MSLTPQDIQAIILSLKVATAATLLSLPLGFAAAYLLVFTRIPGRAALEGVVNLPLVLPPVVVGYLLLLLFGQSGSLGPVLRFFDLRIIFTLKGAVIASAVVGFPLLVRSIRIGMEGIDEQYLQAARTLGARWWDSLYSVILPLSGRAVLAGMTLMFARSLGEFGATIILAGNIPGVTQTIPLAIYEYTNTPGGDSMALSLCLVSIGLSFLVLLVSEASARSFRRR, encoded by the coding sequence ATGTCTCTTACTCCCCAGGATATCCAGGCCATTATCCTATCTCTCAAGGTGGCCACTGCCGCGACCCTGCTCTCGCTTCCTCTCGGTTTTGCTGCGGCCTATCTTCTGGTCTTTACCAGGATCCCGGGCCGGGCGGCTCTGGAGGGGGTGGTGAATTTGCCGCTGGTACTCCCTCCGGTGGTGGTCGGGTATCTTCTCCTCCTTCTCTTCGGCCAGTCCGGCTCTCTTGGGCCGGTGCTCCGGTTTTTCGATCTCCGGATCATTTTTACCCTGAAAGGGGCGGTGATCGCCTCGGCCGTGGTCGGCTTTCCACTTCTGGTCCGTTCCATCAGGATCGGCATGGAAGGGATTGATGAGCAGTACCTCCAGGCGGCCCGAACCCTGGGGGCCAGGTGGTGGGACAGCCTTTATTCGGTCATCCTGCCCCTCTCCGGCCGGGCCGTTCTGGCGGGCATGACCCTGATGTTTGCCAGAAGCCTTGGAGAGTTTGGGGCCACCATCATTCTGGCCGGCAATATTCCCGGAGTTACCCAGACCATTCCGTTGGCCATCTACGAGTATACCAACACCCCTGGGGGAGATTCCATGGCCCTGTCGCTCTGTCTGGTCTCCATCGGCCTTTCCTTCCTGGTCCTCCTGGTCAGCGAAGCCTCGGCACGTTCCTTCCGCAGGAGGTAG
- the modA gene encoding molybdate ABC transporter substrate-binding protein — translation MKRQARLLVFVFLALCATAVQALAGGEIRLSVAASMTDAFKELNGEFIKEHPGIAILPNFASSGSLAKQIVQGAPADLYVSANKKWMDYLLKEKQVVPETVRIFARNSLVFVGAEDTLVHDLGGVATLSRIAIGSPKSVPAGQYAAQAMQVAGIYEQLEKEHKLVMAKDVRQALLYADRAEVDGAFIYKTDALLARRAVILLTVPAELHDPIAYPLGLTLAGMKNPDAQAFLAYLGTPAAVTILEKYGFTVASSH, via the coding sequence ATGAAAAGGCAAGCAAGACTACTCGTATTCGTTTTTCTGGCGCTTTGCGCCACAGCTGTCCAGGCCCTGGCCGGGGGGGAGATCCGGCTTTCGGTGGCGGCCAGTATGACTGATGCCTTCAAGGAACTGAACGGAGAATTTATCAAGGAACATCCAGGGATTGCCATTCTTCCTAATTTCGCTTCATCCGGCTCTCTGGCCAAACAGATCGTCCAAGGGGCTCCTGCCGACCTTTATGTCTCGGCCAATAAAAAATGGATGGATTACCTTCTCAAAGAAAAACAGGTTGTTCCGGAAACGGTTCGGATTTTTGCCAGGAATTCTCTGGTTTTTGTCGGAGCCGAGGATACTCTGGTTCACGATTTGGGGGGAGTCGCCACTCTTTCCCGTATAGCCATAGGGAGTCCGAAGAGTGTGCCTGCCGGACAGTATGCGGCCCAGGCCATGCAGGTGGCAGGGATCTACGAGCAACTGGAAAAAGAACATAAACTGGTTATGGCCAAGGATGTCCGCCAGGCCCTGCTCTACGCGGATCGCGCCGAGGTGGACGGGGCCTTTATTTATAAGACCGATGCCCTGCTCGCCCGCCGGGCTGTTATCCTTTTGACCGTACCCGCAGAGCTCCATGACCCCATTGCCTATCCATTGGGGCTGACACTTGCCGGAATGAAGAATCCGGATGCCCAGGCCTTTCTCGCCTATCTGGGTACGCCGGCGGCCGTTACTATTCTGGAGAAATACGGCTTCACAGTTGCTTCCTCCCACTGA
- a CDS encoding winged helix-turn-helix domain-containing protein: MKKHRAHKKKEVVAGYSCNGRIWIENNGETFLGVGRVVLLQRVREYGSISAAARSMKMSYKHAWDLISSMNRQAPFPLVETSKGGKGGGGARVTTAGEEALTRFAALQERLANFLAEETMELPW; encoded by the coding sequence ATGAAGAAGCATCGAGCCCATAAGAAGAAAGAGGTTGTTGCAGGGTATTCCTGTAATGGCAGGATCTGGATTGAAAATAACGGAGAGACTTTTCTCGGCGTCGGTCGAGTAGTGCTTCTGCAGCGAGTCCGGGAATATGGTTCTATTTCCGCGGCAGCCCGGTCCATGAAAATGTCATACAAGCACGCCTGGGATCTGATTAGTTCCATGAATCGTCAGGCCCCTTTCCCTTTGGTGGAAACCAGTAAGGGAGGGAAGGGCGGTGGTGGGGCCCGGGTCACTACAGCCGGTGAAGAGGCTTTGACTCGGTTCGCCGCCCTGCAGGAGCGGCTGGCGAATTTTCTGGCCGAAGAGACAATGGAGCTCCCCTGGTGA
- a CDS encoding arsenate reductase ArsC, translating into MKKKVLFLCTGNSCRSQMAEGWARRLLGNTIEAFSAGIETHGLNPLAVKSMAEAGVDISGHRSKLVSELPENAFDLVITVCGHADENCPFFPGPVRVIHHGFDDPPKLAENAASEDEALKHYSRVRDEIREFIVTLPAIVP; encoded by the coding sequence GTGAAAAAAAAGGTCCTTTTCCTCTGCACAGGCAATTCCTGTCGCAGTCAGATGGCGGAAGGTTGGGCCCGCAGGCTCCTTGGCAACACCATCGAGGCTTTTTCTGCCGGTATCGAGACCCATGGTCTCAACCCACTGGCGGTTAAGTCAATGGCCGAAGCCGGGGTGGATATTTCCGGTCACCGTTCAAAGCTGGTCAGCGAGCTGCCCGAAAATGCGTTTGATCTGGTAATCACCGTCTGCGGTCACGCTGATGAAAACTGTCCTTTTTTTCCCGGCCCTGTGAGAGTAATCCATCACGGCTTTGACGACCCTCCGAAATTAGCTGAAAATGCCGCAAGCGAAGATGAGGCCCTCAAGCATTACAGCCGGGTCCGAGATGAAATTCGTGAATTTATTGTCACGCTTCCGGCTATTGTCCCCTGA
- a CDS encoding protein-tyrosine-phosphatase translates to MDAFNVLFICEHNTGRSQMVEAYLEKVREIRNQIKSKVMEFIQDVKRKGLKIFIEDTEQ, encoded by the coding sequence ATGGATGCATTTAACGTTCTTTTTATTTGTGAGCATAATACCGGCAGAAGCCAGATGGTGGAAGCGTATCTCGAAAAGGTAAGAGAAATCCGAAACCAGATTAAAAGCAAGGTTATGGAATTTATTCAGGATGTAAAGAGGAAGGGATTGAAAATTTTTATTGAGGATACAGAACAGTGA
- a CDS encoding ArsR/SmtB family transcription factor codes for MKKTVQIFKTVGDETRLRILFLLLKNGELCVCDLEAALDMPQSTVSRHLAILRNTDLVEGKRRGVWMYYRISADNGIREALFDFLQKYCLHLEQAREDRHRLGAFLKTKKADTCVTEPG; via the coding sequence ATGAAAAAAACAGTACAAATTTTTAAGACGGTCGGCGATGAGACCAGACTGAGGATCCTGTTTCTCCTGTTAAAAAACGGTGAACTGTGCGTATGCGATCTTGAGGCTGCTCTGGATATGCCGCAATCAACGGTGTCAAGGCACCTGGCGATACTACGCAACACCGACCTGGTTGAAGGGAAGCGCCGCGGTGTGTGGATGTACTATCGCATCAGTGCTGATAACGGGATTCGTGAAGCTCTCTTTGACTTCCTCCAGAAATATTGCCTCCACTTGGAGCAAGCCCGCGAAGACCGTCATCGCCTGGGAGCGTTTCTGAAAACAAAAAAAGCAGACACCTGCGTCACGGAACCAGGTTGA
- a CDS encoding EAL and HDOD domain-containing protein — MDQFIARQPILNIHKKLHAYELLYRGAKHYSLDKVSSDRATTSVLSSVFLTRDIQEISAYRPCFVNFSQNLIETMLPTSFPQSQIVVEVLEDVQPTPKVLAACNRLRRSGYTIALDDFIYDRKLEPLIELADIIKIDIRMTPLDTIIRTLNLLSRHKVKLLAEKVETLQEFEKASKMGFVYFQGYFFCEPEQVHIKELPANKASLVALLAEVIGKKTTLEKLYKIISTDLAVTYKLLKFLNSAYFYRLEKVKTVKHAIAYLGAKELTRFIMLIIISELAVEKPGELVRLVLVRAKFCELLGKSCSYACDSSELFVLGLFSLLDTMLETSMKKVLENLPVSSMIKDALLLKTGLYADFLRVPIAFEKNDDTVSTALLAKLGVNMEKASESYLVAMRYANGLV; from the coding sequence ATGGATCAATTCATCGCCAGACAGCCCATTCTCAATATCCATAAAAAGCTGCATGCCTATGAGCTACTCTACAGGGGGGCAAAGCATTACAGCCTGGACAAGGTAAGCAGTGACCGGGCTACCACCAGTGTTCTTTCAAGCGTTTTTTTGACAAGAGATATCCAGGAAATTTCTGCCTATCGCCCCTGTTTCGTCAATTTTTCTCAGAATTTGATAGAGACCATGCTTCCCACTTCCTTTCCACAATCGCAAATTGTGGTCGAAGTCCTCGAAGATGTCCAGCCCACTCCGAAAGTTCTCGCAGCCTGTAATCGTCTGCGCAGGAGCGGATATACCATAGCGCTCGATGATTTTATCTATGACCGGAAACTTGAACCTCTTATCGAATTGGCAGATATCATCAAGATTGACATCCGGATGACCCCCCTTGATACCATTATTCGGACCCTGAACCTGCTTTCCAGGCATAAGGTGAAGCTCCTTGCCGAAAAAGTTGAAACACTTCAGGAGTTTGAAAAGGCAAGCAAGATGGGGTTCGTATATTTTCAGGGGTATTTTTTCTGTGAGCCGGAGCAGGTACATATCAAAGAACTTCCTGCCAATAAAGCCAGCCTCGTCGCCCTGCTGGCTGAGGTAATTGGAAAAAAAACAACCCTTGAGAAGCTCTACAAAATAATCAGCACTGATCTTGCCGTCACCTACAAGCTTTTGAAGTTTCTCAACTCAGCCTATTTTTATCGTCTGGAAAAGGTGAAAACCGTCAAGCATGCTATCGCCTATCTGGGAGCGAAGGAACTGACGCGTTTTATCATGCTGATCATCATTTCAGAGCTGGCTGTGGAGAAGCCGGGAGAGCTGGTGCGTCTGGTTCTTGTTCGAGCCAAGTTCTGTGAATTACTGGGAAAGTCCTGTTCTTATGCCTGTGACTCCTCGGAACTGTTCGTCCTGGGGTTGTTTTCTCTTTTGGATACCATGCTTGAAACGTCCATGAAAAAGGTTTTGGAAAATCTCCCGGTCAGCAGCATGATCAAGGATGCACTGTTATTGAAAACCGGCCTCTATGCCGATTTCCTCCGGGTGCCCATCGCATTTGAAAAAAACGATGATACCGTTTCCACCGCATTGCTTGCAAAGTTGGGAGTTAACATGGAAAAGGCATCTGAATCGTACCTTGTGGCCATGCGCTATGCCAACGGACTGGTATAA